In Lonchura striata isolate bLonStr1 chromosome 11, bLonStr1.mat, whole genome shotgun sequence, the following proteins share a genomic window:
- the SENP8 gene encoding sentrin-specific protease 8, which produces MDAVVLSYVDSLLRQSDVALLEPPNWLNDRIIGFAFEYFTNQQFQEFSHRVCFISPEVAQFIKCALSQEEIAIFLQPLDLLHKELLFLPINDNSSQAAGGTHWSLLVYFRDKKCFAHYDSHSKCNSVHAKQVAGKLEAFLGKKGGKATFVEEKAPAQQNSYDCGMYVICNAEALCHGYFQGRMEPLLQLLTPSYITQKRSEWKALITKLAQK; this is translated from the coding sequence ATGGATGCCGTGGTTCTCAGCTACGTGGACAGCCTGCTGAGGCAGTCGGACgtggccctgctggagccccCGAACTGGCTCAACGACCGCATCATCGGCTTCGCCTTCGAGTACTTCACCAACCAGCAGTTCCAGGAGTTCAGCCACCGAGTTTGTTTCATCAGCCCCGAGGTGGCTCAGTTCATCAAGTGTGCCCTTAGTCAGGAAGAAATAGCCATATTCCTCCAGCCGCTGGACCTTCTCCACAAGGAACTGCTGTTCCTGCCTATCAATGACAActccagccaggctgctgggggCACCCACTGGAGCTTGCTGGTTTATTTCAGGGACAAGAAGTGCTTCGCCCATTATGATTCCCACAGTAAATGCAACTCTGTCCATGCCAAGCAAGTGGCAGGGAAACTGGAGgcctttctgggaaaaaaagggggcaAAGCCACCTTTGTGGAGGAGAAGGCGCCGGCACAGCAAAACAGCTACGACTGTGGAATGTATGTGATCTGCAATGCTGAGGCTCTGTGCCATGGGTACTTCCAGGGCCGGATGgagcctctgctgcagctcctcacccCCTCCTACATCACACAGAAGAGGTCAGAGTGGAAAGCTCTCATCACTAAACTGGCACAGAAGTGA